TCTTTTGCCGACGCTGGGGCGTACCACTCATCGACGGCGGCACCGTGCGATTGCCGAGGCTGATCGGCGCCTCACGCGCGATGGATCTGATCCTGACCGGCCGTGCCGTCGACGCGGAGGAAGCACTCGCGATAGGCCTGGCGAACCGAGTGGTCCCGACGGGGCGTGCGCGGGCGGAAGCCGAGGCTCTCGCCGCGCAACTCAGCACACTTCCGCAGACCTGCCTTCGTCAGGATCGAATGTCACTGCTGGAGCAGGACGGTAAGAGCGAAGAAGACGCCATCGTCAACGAATTCCGACACGGGGCCATCTCCATGGCGGCCGATGCCCTCGCCGGTGCCGAAAAGTTCGCGTCGGGAGCAGGAAGGCACGGCGTGCCGAACCCGTGATCTCAGCCCGGCTCTCCGTCATAGACGACATCTTTCTGCGCACCCATCGAGGCTTCGGCATTCCTATCGTGCTCCAGGGAGTGTGGCGCAGCGAGGAAGCCGTCGATCACGTCGAACTGTCGGCAATCCACTCGAACCTGTCGTTGGGGCCACTCGGCCGCCGGGTCGTCACCCCGGCCGTGCCCGGTGCTCGACGGCGCTGGGCACCGAGCACCGACTCACTACCGCTCGAGTACGACGCCAC
This region of Rhodococcus sp. PAMC28707 genomic DNA includes:
- a CDS encoding crotonase/enoyl-CoA hydratase family protein: MSVSIVRSGPVTTIVLSRPESRNAVDGPTAALLVAAFEEFDADEDAAVAVLWGEGGTFCSGADLKAVGTERSNHATEHGDGPMGPTRMRLSKPVIAAVSGFAVAGGLELALWCDLRIVEQNSTFGVFCRRWGVPLIDGGTVRLPRLIGASRAMDLILTGRAVDAEEALAIGLANRVVPTGRARAEAEALAAQLSTLPQTCLRQDRMSLLEQDGKSEEDAIVNEFRHGAISMAADALAGAEKFASGAGRHGVPNP